Part of the Gemmatimonas sp. UBA7669 genome, GGCGATGCGGACCGATTCAAGGGCGCATTCGCCGAACTGGTGCGGGGGTTCAACGCCACGCTCGATGCCGTCATCCTGCCGGTGCAAGAGGCCTCGGCGGTGCTCACGCGTCTTGCGGATCGTGACCTCACGGTCCGCGTGCAGGGCGAATATCAGGGCGATCATGCGCAGATCAAGAACTCGCTCAATGCGGCCATCGACGCGTTGTCCGACGCTCTGACGAATGTGTCGGCGTCCACCAACCAGATTGCGAGCGCGGCGGACCAGATTGCCACGACGAGTCAGTCATTGGCGCAGGGCTCGAGCGAGCAGGCCGCGTCGCTGGAAGAAACAACGGCCAGCCTCGCTGAGCTGGGTGGTGCGGCGGTGCGCAACGCGCAGTCGGCACGGCAGGTGCAGGCCCTGGCCAGCGAAGCGCGCGACGTCACGCAGGACGGCGTGGCTTCGATGAACGAGTTGGAGCAAGCCGTACAGGCCATCGGCACGGCGGCCAATCAGACGGCGCAGATCGTGAAGACCATTGACCTGATCTCCTTCCAGACGAATCTGCTGGCACTCAACGCGGCGGTGGAAGCGGCGCGTGCGGGTGATGCGGGCAAGGGCTTCGCGGTGGTGGCCGAGGAAGTGCGGGCGCTCGCCATTCGCTCCGCCGATGCGGCGCGGCAAACGTCTGCGCTCATCGAACAGTCCGTGGAGCGCGCGGCGCGCGGCGGTGTGATTTCCCGCCAGGTGGCCGAGCGGCTCGGCCAGATCGATCGTCAGGTGCAGAAGGTGCACGAGGCGGTCGGTGATATCACGCAGGCCTCGGATGGTCAGCGCGAGGGTGTGGATCAGGTCAACACCGCCATGAGCCAGATGAACGCCGTCACGCAGGGAGTAGCGGCGAGCGCCGAAGAAAGCTCGAGTGCCAGTGAAGAGCTGGCGGGTCAGGCGCAGATGCTGGCCGAGCTGGTGGGGCAGTTCCGGTTGGAGGCTGGTAGCGCGAAGAAGATTGGCCGCAACGTCGATCGCGTGTTGCAGCGGGTGGCGTAACCGCAGCAGCACCGTCTCGACTGGAAACTGACACTTGAACGCAAAGCTCAGAGCTGACCGACAGTCCGGTGAGCTCTGAGCTTTGAGTTCAAGTTTTGGGTTCGGGGTTACGACTACCCAAAGCTCGAAACCCGAACCCAACACTCGAAACTGATCAGTTCCGGGTTTTGAGTTCGGGTTTTGAGTTGTTGGTACTTCAGTACGCGGCTACGACGGAGTTCAGTACGCTGCCAAATCCACGTAGGCCTGACGGAACGTCTCCACCTGCGGCAGCGTGGCGTCCTCGAGCGAGGGCGCGTAGCCCACGAAGGTGTCGGCGCTGGCGACTCGGCGCACGGGCGCATCGAGCCAGGCGAAGCACTCGTCGGCAATGCGCGCGGCGATTTCGGCACCGTAGCCCCACGAGAGCGAGTCTTCGGTGGCCACGATGACGCGGCCCGTCTTGCGAACGGAGGCGTAGACGGCTTCCTCGTCCCAGGGCGAGAGCGTGCGGAGGTCGATGACTTCCACGCTCGGGCCGCCCTCTTCGGCGATCTGCTTGGCCGCCACGAGCGCGCGCTGCACCGTTGCGCCGTAGGTGACGAGCGTGATGTCGCTGCCTTCGCGCAACACGGCCGCCTTGCCGAACGGAATCATGAAGTTGGGGCCCGGGTACTGGCCCTTGTTGTACGTCTGTCGATACAGGTGCTTGTGCTCGAGGAAGATGACCGGGTCATCGCCGCGAATGGCCGTGCGCAACAGGCCGTTGGCGTCGAGCGCGTTGCTCGGGCACACCACGCGCAGGCCGGGGTTGTGCGTGAACAGCGACGCGCCCGTCTGCGAGTGGTAGATGGCGCCGCGGATGTAGCCGCCGTAGGTGGTGCGCACCACCACCGGCGCGCTGAAGGCGTTGTTGGAGCGCCAGCGCATGGTGGCCAGCTCGTCACGCAGCTGCATGAAGGCGGGCCAGATGTAGTCGAAGAACTGGATTTCGACGACGGGCTTGAAGCCGCGCAGCGCGAGACCGATGGCGCGGCCCACGATGTTGGCTTCGGCGAGCGGTGAGTTGTACACGCGCGCGCTGCCGAACTTCGTCTGCAGACCGTGCGTGACCTTGAACACGCCGCCCTTGCCCTTGACCTTGCCGAGGTACTGCTCGCGCGAGACGTCGGCCACGTCTTCACCGAAGACGAGGATGCGTTCGTCGCGCGCCATCTCGTCGCGCATGCAGGCGTTGAGCAGGTCCACCATGGTGGTGGGCTCGCCGCTGAACTGCGGGTCGTCTTCCGTGTCGAAGCGCTCCGAGGTGGTGTCCACGTCGGGCGAGTACACGCCGAAGGGCACGGTCTCGGGCGCGGGCTGCGGCTGCGCGAGCGCGTCGTCGGTGGCGGCGAGAATTTCGGCGTCCACCGCTTCGCGCATGGCCTCGAGTTCCGCCTCGGTGGCGAGGCCCTGCTCCACGAGATAGCGCGGGAAGGTCACCAGCGGATCACGCGCCGCGTCGGCATCACGCTCTTCCTGCGGACGGTAGAACACCTCGTCGTCGGACAGCGAATGCGAGTAGGGGCGGATGACCTTGGCGTGCACGAGGGCCGGGCCCTTGCGCTCGCGCGCGTGCTGCACGGCGCGCTGCATGACGTCGTACGAGGCCAGCAGATCGCAGCCGTCCACTTCCTGGATGTAGAGGCCAGGGAAGGACGAGACGAGCTTGGAGATGGAGCCACCCGCCGTGTTGACTTCAACGGGCACCGAAATGGCGTAGCCGTTGTCCTCGACGAGATAGACCACCGGCAGCTTGAGATTGGTGGCCGTATTGAGCGACTCCCAGAACTCACCTTCCGAGGTGGTGCCGTCACCGGTGGTCACGAGGGTGACGTCATCGCCGGGGAAGCTGTCGTCGCCGATCTCGATCTGGCTGGCGCGCAGCGTGGACTCGGCGCTGCCCACAGCCTGCAGGAACTGCGTGCCGGTGGGGGAGGACACGGAGACGATGTTGAGCGCCTTGTGGCCCCAGTGGCTCGGCATCTGGCGGCCACCCGAGTTGGGGTCGATGGCGGCGCCGACGGCGCTGTAGAGCATTTCGGCCGGCGTCATGCCGAGCTGCAGGCAGAGCGCGCGATCGCGGTAGTAGAGGAAGAACCAGTCGTAGGCGGGGCGCAGGGCCATGGCCGCTGCGGTGCCGATGGCCTCGTGGCCGGCGCCGGAGATCTGGAAGAAAATGCGGTTCTGCCGCTTGAGCTGGATCTCCTTGTCGTCGAGCCGGCGCGAGGTGTACATGACGCGGTAGGCGTCGAGGAGCTGCTCGCGGCTGAGAGGGGAAGTCGTCAGCGCGGGCTCGGCGGCGTCACCCTTGCGGGCTCGGCTCGGACGGGTCGAAGTGGCCATCGGCTTGCTCGATGAAAACGGAAGATTATGCGACGAACTCTGGAAATTTAGCGGACTTGGAGCCCAAATGGGGGCGCCGGCGACCGATTTCCGCGCGGGGACGATTGGGATACGCTCACTGGTTGCCGGCCGCTGCCGTTTTCGGCAGGTTGACAGGGTCCGCACAATGTCCCACCTGCCGCCCCACCTTACCCATGCACGCGCCCACCGCTCCCCGCGTCCCTTCGTCCGGTCACTGCATTTTCTGTGACCTGATCCGGGGCGCCGCCGAAGTCTCCATATGTTACGAGGATGCAACGGCCATCGCGTTCATGGACATTCAACCGGTGAACCCCGGTCACGTACTGGTGGTCCCGCGCGAGCACTACGAAGTCTTGCAGGACATTCCGGGGTCGGTGGGGCTGCATCTATACCAGGTGGCCACCAAGCTCATCCCGGTGGTGCAGGCATCGGCCGGGGCCAGCGACATGAATATCGTCGTCAACTCGGGCACTGCGGCCGGCCAGAACGTGATGCACTACCACATCCACCTGATCCCGCGTCGTGATGGCGATGGCTTCGACGTGCCGCTGCCGTTCCCGGGCTCCGTGATGCCCAATCGCCAGCAGCTCGACGCCATGGCCGCGCGCATCGGCAGCCAGTTGCGCGACCCCCTGCGCAACTGAATACCGACTGCTCGGCAACTGTTGGACATCTGATTGGCAACAAGGACCGTGAAAGGCGCACCCCACTCTTGACGAGAGCAGGTTCGTGACCCTATAGTCGCGAAGCAGTCGCTGGCGTGTCCACTTGGTTTCCCAGGAGGATGATGCGCTCCATTCGCGGTAGCTCACGGTCCGGCGGGGCATTGCCCCGCTCGTCCGGCGTCCGGCTCCTTCCGAGCCGTCGTCGTCGCCCCTCTGCCCAATCCCGCCCCGCCTCCGGCGCTCGCGCCGCAGCCGGGGCGTCGTCGTTTCGGGGACAGGTGGCCCGAAAACAGGCGCTGCGCAAAGGCGCCCTGCGAGATTGTGGTCAGCGCTGTGTGTACTGCGCGACGCGACTCGATCAGCGCACGGCCACACTCGATCACGTGATTCCCGTGGCGCGCGGTGGCGCGCACGATATCGGCAACCTCGTGTCGGCCTGTGCGCCCTGCAATCGACTCAAGGGTGATCTGCTGCCCTTTGAGTTCTTTGCGCGTCACCCCTGGGCTGGTGCCAACTTCGTACGCTACGCGCGCAACGTGACCCGCGCGCTCAAGCGTGGGGCCAGACGCGCGGTGAGTCTGGCCTTCGCGGAACCGGACGATCGGATGGCGGCCTGAGCATGCGTGGCGCGCTGCGTCCCTTCGTGTCGGGTTCGACACTGCTCATTCTGCTCTTGCTCACGGCATTGCTGCTGCGCCTGTAGGCGGGTCGCAGTGCGCGGGTCGCAGTGCGATGAACAGCAGATTGCCGGTGGCGGGTTATGATTCCTCATGACCCGCTGCCTGCGTTTGTTGGTGGGCCGAGGCGCCGCAGTGCGGCTCGGTTTGATTCTGCTGCTGAGCGTGCCGGCACTCCCGGCGCAGAGCCGACCATCGGCCCCGTCGGACAGCATCGTACGTCTGGCCGTCGATGGCTCGCGGGTGCGCGGGGTGCCGTTTGTGGCGCTGCTCGACGAGCGGCGCTACCGCGTGGAAGCCGACGGGCGATCGGAGACGACCCTGCGTCAGGTGGTGCAGGTGCTTGACGCCAATGCCGTGCGCGGCGCGGCCGAACGCGCCATCGGCTATCACGGCGGCATGCAGCAACTCACGCTGCATTGGGTGCGCGTGCTGCGCCCGAACGGCGAGGTACTCAGCGACTCGGTGGCCCAGTCGCAGGATGCCGAGGTGCCGGTATCCATGAACGCGCCCATCTACACCGGACAGCGTGTGCGGCGGCTGTCACTGGCTGGCGTCGCAGCCGGAGTCATCATCGACATGTCGTACACGGTCACGCAACGCACGCCACCACGGCCTGGCGATGTGTTTGCGCGCTGGACGCAAAGTGGGCCGGCACCGGTTCGGCAATCCATTTTCGAAGTGGACGCGCCATCGGCCATGCCGCTGCGTGTGATTGAGCGCAACCTGACCACACGGCGCACGGAGCGTGACTCCGCCGGCCGCCGCGTCTTACGCTGGACGCTGAGCGACCCGCCGCCGCTACGTGCCGAACCCTTTGCCGCCGATTCCAACGACGTGGTGCCCAGCGTGGTGGTGGGACCCGCCGGCGATTGGACACCGGTTTCGCGCTGGTATGATGCCCTGGCTCGCACACGCTACACGCTCACACCGGCCGTCCTTACACGCGCCGACTCGGTGCTGCGTGCCGCCGCCGTGCGCACTCGGCAGGACAGTGTGCGCGCGTGGCACCGTTGGGTGGCGCAGGATGTCCGATACGTCTCCATTTCGCTGGGGCTCGGGGGCTATCAGCCACGAACGCCCGACGAGGTACTGCAGTCCGGTGTCGGCGACTGCAAGGACAAAACCACGTTGTTCGTGGCGCTGCTGCGTCATGCGGGTATCAAGGCCGAGCCGGTATTGTTGTCGACGGCGGGCCGTCCGCTGGCCGATGTGCCCAGCGTGCTGCAGTTCAATCACGCCATTGCTGCCGTCCCGCAGGATGGTGGCTGGCAACTCACGGATCTCACCGCGGAGCTGGTGCCGTACGGTGAATTGCCGGTGAGCTATCAGGGCGCCTTCGCGCTGCAGGTGGCGGGTGATGGATCAGCCCGACCCATCACCATCCCGGTCGCACCGGCAGGTGCACACGGCACGAGCACGCGCATGCAGGTGGTGGTGGACAGTTCGGGCCACGCCGAGGGCACGAGTGAGGAAACGGCGCGCGGCAACATGGCGCTGGCCATGCGCGCCGTGATGGCCGCCGCACCGGACTCGGCGCGCCGCGATGGACTCATGCGCGGCATGGCGCAACGCATTGGCAGCGGCGTGCTGGACAACGTGCAGATCACCGCCCTCGAGGGGTTCGACGGACGCGATTTGTCGGCTACCCCGCGATTGCGCTATCGCGTGCAATACGATCGCGCCGTGCGCAGCGTGGGCAGCGCGCGCGTGCTCCAGGTCCCGCCGCCGCTGCGTGGGCCGGCGCGGCAGTTCGCGGCCGCCGTGCGCAGTCTGGAGTCGTCACCCGCACGGCGCCTCCCCATTGATGCCGCGCGTCTCTTGCCCCCCAACGAAAGCCTGATCGAGTGGCAGGTCACACTCCCCGAGGGCTGGGTGGCCGAGTTGCCGGCACCGGTGCGCGCCGTGAGTTTCTTTGGCAGCTACGAGTCGGCGTGGAGTCAGTCAGGCCGCATCCTGACGCTGCGTCGGCGCATCGTCGGCACATCCGGCACCTTCCCCCCGGAGCGGATGCCGGAAGTGTTGGTGTGGTTGCGAGCGGTTGGTGCCGATGACGTCGAGTTCGTGACCATGCGCTCGGCACGTTGAACGTTACGCTGAGCGTTACGCTGAGTTACCCGACTTTCCCCCATTCCCGAGTCACCCATGCGTTGGATACCCGGCGGACGTAGCCGCAACCTCGAAGATCGTCGTGGCGCGAGTGGTGGTGCGGGCGGTGGCGGAATGGGCGGCGGTCCACGCGGCGGCATGCGTCTTGGACTGGGCGGCATGGTGTTGTTGCTGGTGCTCAGTCTCATCTTCAAGCGCGATCTCATTACGCCGGTCATGGGCGGGCTGGATGGCGCGGTGGGCGGCAATGCGCCGTCGGCCATGTCGCCCGGCGGCGCGGCAAGTCCCGCGCCCGTCAACGACCCCGCCGAAGAAGACCTCGTGCAGTTCGTATCGATGGTGCTGGACAGCGCACAGTCCACCTGGCAGCGACACATTCCGCGCTATCGTGAGGCGCGGCTGGTGCTGTTCCGGAACGCCACACCCTCGGCCTGTGGCCTTGGGGAATCGGCGACCGGACCGTTCTACTGCCCGGGTGATGACCGCGTGTACATCGACCTCGCGTTCTTCGATCAGTTGCACGCGCAGTTCGGCGCGCCGGGTGACTTTGCGCAGGCCTATGTGCTGGCGCACGAAGTGGGGCACCACGTGCAGAACGTGCTGGGCACCGAACAGCAGGTGCGTCGCCTGCAAGGCGAGAACCCCGGTGCGCGCAATCGTCTGTCGGTCGCCATGGAGCTGCAGGCCGACTGCTACGCGGGCGTGTGGGCCTTCGACGCAGCACGCGCCAACATGCTGGAAGCGGGTGACATCGACGAGGGACTCAATGCCGCCGCGGCCGTGGGTGATGATCGCTTGCAGCAGATGGGTGGTGGCCGTGTGCGTCCCGAATCGTTCACCCATGGGTCCTCTGCGGAACGCCGGCAATGGTTTCGCCGCGGCTTCGAGTCGGGCGATCCGCGGCAGTGCGACACCTTTGCCGCGTTGGGGCAGGGTCGGTGAGCGAGCGACCGGCATACGCACCACGCCCCGGTGTGGTGCAGGAGCAGGCCTGGCCCGCCATGCGTGAGGGGCCATGGCCCGTCGCACTGCTGCCGTTTGGTGCCACTGAGCCACACAACACCCATCTGCCCTACGGGACCGACACCATCCTTGGCTCGCATGTGGCGGCGCAGGTCTCCGCGGCCTGTCTGTCGCGGGGGGTAAACGTGGCCACACTGCCGGCGCTGCCGTTCGGCGTCAACACCACGCAACTCGATCTGCCGTTCACCATCAATTGCATGCCGAGCACGCAGCTCGCGCTGTTGCGCGATGTGGTGCAGAGTCTTGCGCCTCACGGTGTTCGCGCACTGGTGCTGCTCAATGCCCATGGTGGCAATGAGCTGCGCGCCCTCGTGCGCGAACTGCAGCCTTCAACGCCCGTGGTGCTGAGTATCGTGAATTGGTGGCAGGCCGGTGACCATGCGCACTTTGCCGAGGCCGGGGATCACGCCGGAGAGCTGGAAACGGCCGCCATGCTGCACGTGGCACCACAGCTCGTGCAACCGGATCGCGCGAGCTGGGGCGACGGCCATGCGCGGCCAAGCGTGTTCGATGGCGTGCGCGCGGGATGGGCCTGGATGCCGCGTCGCTGGACGCAGGTTACGGATGACACCGGTGTGGGTAATCCGGCCCAGGCCACGGCCGAACGTGGCGCAGCATTTGTGGCACAGGCGGTGGAGCGCATTGCTGCCTATTGCGTGCAGCTCGCCAGCGTCGATCCCGCCGCCATGTGGCGGGATCGACCGCATGACGATCAGTAATCCACGGGACGCAGGTACGATTCGCCAATGCCGGACTGGCTGACCAGTGCGGTCGCGGGCGGACGGCGCTTCCAGTGCGTGCCGTTGAGTCGGCGGGATACCAGCTGCAGTTCGTCTTCGCCGAACCCACGCGCCAGCAGGGCCTCGTGCGAATACCCGTGCAACAGGCCGTTCAGAATCTCGTCGGCGCGCGCGTAGGAAATGCCGAGATCGTTCTCATCGGTCTGGCCGACAATCAGGTCTGCCGTGGGCGGCTTGCTGACGATGACGTCCGGCACTTCGAGATGCCGCGCGAGCTGCCACACCTGCGTCTTGTACAGATCGCCGATGGGGTTGATGGGCGGCGAATCGTCGGCGTGCCAGGTGAAATAACCGAAGAGCCGTTCGGTCTTGTTGCCCGTGCCAAGGGGCAGGGCCCGATAACGCGCGGAGAGATCGAAGAGCGCAATCATGCGCGTGCGGGCCATGACGTTGCCACGGCGTCCGCCATCCGCATCCGGCTCATTGGCGAGATAGCCATCAACGGCCGCCGAAATGTCGATGGTGCGCGACTCGATACCCAACGCGTCGATCACCAGTTGCGCGTGTTCAAGCGACTCGGTGCTGGACGTGCGATACGGCAGACGTACCCCGATGACGTTCTCGGCACCGAGCGCACGCACCGCCAGCGCGGCCGTGACGGCGGAGTCGACGCCACCGGAAATGCCCACCACGGCCTTGCCGAAGCCACGTCGGGTCATCTCGTCGCGCAGAAAGCCCGTGAGCCACTCTTCGGTGAGTGCGGCATCGAGCGTGAGTGGCGGCGGGCCACCATGGTCGCGCATGCCGTGACGGATGACCGGCAATTGCTCGGGCAGGCCACGCACCACCGACTCGGCGCGCTTGAGGGCCTCGGTGGGCACCGGGAATTCGCCGGTGGTGAACCCCCGCGCGCCACGCAGCAGATCGGCGGCAGCCGGCTCCGGCCCGTCGTACGAAAGCGGAACATTGACGCTGTCGGTAATTCGTCGGACGTTGTCCAGTACATGCGGCAGCGCGACGCGCAGATCACTGAGCAACGGGCTGTCGGCCCGCGCGCGCACCAGATCGTCGAGGTCGAGTGTGAGCGAGACAAAGCTCTCCGTCCACACCGGCGCGCGGCCGCGCACGTCGCCACCGGGGCCCACGAGGTGTGAGGTGCCGAAGAAGCGCTTGCCACCCTCGGTACCCACGAGATTGACGAAACTCGCGTACACGCCGTGCTCCTCGGCAATGTCGCGAATGAGGCGCTCCCAGCGCGCGGCGCTGTAGGGGCCGGGCACGCCGTCATCACGAGGCCAGACGCCACGTGCTGGAGCGGCCGACGACACGAACACCACCTGGGCGCCGTCGAGTGCGGCAAGGGTGCCACTCAACGAGTGCCAGGCGTCTTCGCAGACCAGCAGAGCGGCACGCCCCCAGGGCGTTTCGAAGGCGCGGATGTCGGTGCCGCGCTCCACAAAGCGCTCTTCGTCGAAGAGCCCGTAGGTGGGCAGGAAATTCTTGCGGTGCACGTGACGGATGACCGGCGGTCCGTCATCGAGGCCCATGGTGATGTAGGCGGCGCTGTTGTGCAGCGTATCGCGCCAGCGTTCGTAGAAGCCGATCACCACGTCGAGTGGCACGGCGTCGAGGCCGGCGTTCGCGCAGGCCGTGCGGTAGGCCTCGTCAAGATCGTAGGCCAATGCGCCAGCGGAGCAGGCGACCTCGCGTACGCCGCCTTCCACGAAGTAGCCGGAGAGGGCCGTTTCGGGAAACTGCACGACCTGTGGGCGTGGCTCGAGGGCCGAGGCCTGCGCACACAGGCGACCGATACGGGCAAGGTTGCCGGCCACGTCGCCCTTGCGGGGCGCGAACTGGCAGAGAGCGATGGTCAGCGGACGAATTGGGTCACCGGGCATGGTGAAAAGATAGCATGTGACCCTCGTCACCGAACGGGCGCGCCGTCGCCGTGTATGATTCCCCCATGGCCGTGCCACATGAATCCAGACTGCGCCGCCGCGCCGCGATGATGGGGACGTTGCTGTTGGCGGCGCTGACTGCGCCCGGCCCTGTCGTGTCGCAGGCGTCGTCGCAGGCGTCTCCCTCCGCGTCACAGCCCGCGGAGCCCTGGCGCATCATCACACCGCCGCAGGTGACCCAGGTGCTGGCACGCGACGGGACGCTGATCGGTGAAATTGGTCGCGAGCGTCGCCTCAGTGTGCCGCTGCGTTCACTGCCCCGCTATGTGGGGCAGGCCTTCATTGCCGTCGAAGACAAGCGCTTCTACCAGCACGATGGTGTGGACCTGGTGGGCGTGGCCGGCGCACTCAAGGACGCGGTGACCAAGGGTGATTTGCGTGGGGCCAGCACCATCACGCAGTTGCTGGTGGGCAACATGCATCCCGACATCATCGATCGCCGCGACCGTTCGCCATCGCGCAAACTGCGCGAGCAGGCCGCCGCGCGTGAGATGGAGCGCCATTACTCGAAGGAACAGATTCTCGAAGCGTTTCTCAATCAGATCTCCTTTGGGAGTGGCGCGTTTGGCATCGAGATGGCGGCGCGTCAGTACTTCGGCAAGGGCGCGGCGGATCTCACGCTGGCCGAGGCGGCGTCGCTGGCGTCCATGCCCAAGAGTCCCGTGTTGTACGACCCGGTTCGCAATGCGGATCGCAACCGGCAGCGGCGCAACACGGTGCTCGCGCTCATGGCCGAGCAGGGCTACATCACGGCGGCCCAGGCGGCGGCAGCGCAGCGAGAACCGCTCCGCACCGTGTCCCGCACCGTGAGTCTCGCCCCGTGGGTGACCGACGTGGTGCGCGTGCAGGCCGAGCGTGCGGGTGTGCCGGTGATGCAGGGTGGATTTCGCATTCACACCACCGTGGACGCAGCGCTGCAGCGTCAGGCGCAGGAGGCGCTGGCCGAAGGCATTGCAGAGATCGAGTCGCGCCCGGGGTTTCGCGGCAAACGCTGTGCGGGTGAGGCCTCGGCGTCGTCTGCGGCCAGCAAGCGCCCGCGGGTTGACGACTGTCTTGAAGGAGCCGTCGTGGTGCTCGATCCGGCCAGCGGGGATGTGCGCGCGCTGGTGGGCGGACGTGACTATGCGCGATCGAGCTTCAATCGTGCCGTGGATGGCAATCGCCAGCCCGGTTCGAGCTTCAAGGCCTTTGTGTATGCACAGGCGCTGGCACAGGGACTGACCGCCAATGCCATGGTGGCCGATACGGCGCTGCGTGTGCGTCTCGACAACGGTCAGGTGTATGCACCCGACA contains:
- a CDS encoding HIT family protein, producing MHAPTAPRVPSSGHCIFCDLIRGAAEVSICYEDATAIAFMDIQPVNPGHVLVVPREHYEVLQDIPGSVGLHLYQVATKLIPVVQASAGASDMNIVVNSGTAAGQNVMHYHIHLIPRRDGDGFDVPLPFPGSVMPNRQQLDAMAARIGSQLRDPLRN
- the ypfJ gene encoding KPN_02809 family neutral zinc metallopeptidase — translated: MRWIPGGRSRNLEDRRGASGGAGGGGMGGGPRGGMRLGLGGMVLLLVLSLIFKRDLITPVMGGLDGAVGGNAPSAMSPGGAASPAPVNDPAEEDLVQFVSMVLDSAQSTWQRHIPRYREARLVLFRNATPSACGLGESATGPFYCPGDDRVYIDLAFFDQLHAQFGAPGDFAQAYVLAHEVGHHVQNVLGTEQQVRRLQGENPGARNRLSVAMELQADCYAGVWAFDAARANMLEAGDIDEGLNAAAAVGDDRLQQMGGGRVRPESFTHGSSAERRQWFRRGFESGDPRQCDTFAALGQGR
- a CDS encoding alpha-ketoacid dehydrogenase subunit alpha/beta, with product MATSTRPSRARKGDAAEPALTTSPLSREQLLDAYRVMYTSRRLDDKEIQLKRQNRIFFQISGAGHEAIGTAAAMALRPAYDWFFLYYRDRALCLQLGMTPAEMLYSAVGAAIDPNSGGRQMPSHWGHKALNIVSVSSPTGTQFLQAVGSAESTLRASQIEIGDDSFPGDDVTLVTTGDGTTSEGEFWESLNTATNLKLPVVYLVEDNGYAISVPVEVNTAGGSISKLVSSFPGLYIQEVDGCDLLASYDVMQRAVQHARERKGPALVHAKVIRPYSHSLSDDEVFYRPQEERDADAARDPLVTFPRYLVEQGLATEAELEAMREAVDAEILAATDDALAQPQPAPETVPFGVYSPDVDTTSERFDTEDDPQFSGEPTTMVDLLNACMRDEMARDERILVFGEDVADVSREQYLGKVKGKGGVFKVTHGLQTKFGSARVYNSPLAEANIVGRAIGLALRGFKPVVEIQFFDYIWPAFMQLRDELATMRWRSNNAFSAPVVVRTTYGGYIRGAIYHSQTGASLFTHNPGLRVVCPSNALDANGLLRTAIRGDDPVIFLEHKHLYRQTYNKGQYPGPNFMIPFGKAAVLREGSDITLVTYGATVQRALVAAKQIAEEGGPSVEVIDLRTLSPWDEEAVYASVRKTGRVIVATEDSLSWGYGAEIAARIADECFAWLDAPVRRVASADTFVGYAPSLEDATLPQVETFRQAYVDLAAY
- a CDS encoding creatininase family protein produces the protein MSERPAYAPRPGVVQEQAWPAMREGPWPVALLPFGATEPHNTHLPYGTDTILGSHVAAQVSAACLSRGVNVATLPALPFGVNTTQLDLPFTINCMPSTQLALLRDVVQSLAPHGVRALVLLNAHGGNELRALVRELQPSTPVVLSIVNWWQAGDHAHFAEAGDHAGELETAAMLHVAPQLVQPDRASWGDGHARPSVFDGVRAGWAWMPRRWTQVTDDTGVGNPAQATAERGAAFVAQAVERIAAYCVQLASVDPAAMWRDRPHDDQ
- a CDS encoding NAD+ synthase, whose translation is MRDHGGPPPLTLDAALTEEWLTGFLRDEMTRRGFGKAVVGISGGVDSAVTAALAVRALGAENVIGVRLPYRTSSTESLEHAQLVIDALGIESRTIDISAAVDGYLANEPDADGGRRGNVMARTRMIALFDLSARYRALPLGTGNKTERLFGYFTWHADDSPPINPIGDLYKTQVWQLARHLEVPDVIVSKPPTADLIVGQTDENDLGISYARADEILNGLLHGYSHEALLARGFGEDELQLVSRRLNGTHWKRRPPATALVSQSGIGESYLRPVDY
- a CDS encoding HAMP domain-containing methyl-accepting chemotaxis protein codes for the protein MRWFLDRPIATKLLMAFLALAAAAAAVGVESVVTMRRMTAADKVLYERMTVPLSQIGHVAKQFQRIRVNVRDALFNSESPAKLEERRQVIADLTVDLDTTIKLFTTTVVSAEMRELVDSLNAARQRFVPLRDQTVALAAAGDSAGARALMNGDMLREAKAVEGAIEDIQKAKVTDAGTLAAANEAAAARALWVTLLVVVAAVALALVAGVFLSRLIGRPLQDMAASARRLALGDLTPITPLAQADETGALSQAFASMVDAQRSLAESASRLAAGDLSVRTTPRSDADVLGQSFVHLHAALEGLIADSTRLANAATAGQLSTRGDADRFKGAFAELVRGFNATLDAVILPVQEASAVLTRLADRDLTVRVQGEYQGDHAQIKNSLNAAIDALSDALTNVSASTNQIASAADQIATTSQSLAQGSSEQAASLEETTASLAELGGAAVRNAQSARQVQALASEARDVTQDGVASMNELEQAVQAIGTAANQTAQIVKTIDLISFQTNLLALNAAVEAARAGDAGKGFAVVAEEVRALAIRSADAARQTSALIEQSVERAARGGVISRQVAERLGQIDRQVQKVHEAVGDITQASDGQREGVDQVNTAMSQMNAVTQGVAASAEESSSASEELAGQAQMLAELVGQFRLEAGSAKKIGRNVDRVLQRVA
- a CDS encoding DUF3857 domain-containing transglutaminase family protein, which translates into the protein MTRCLRLLVGRGAAVRLGLILLLSVPALPAQSRPSAPSDSIVRLAVDGSRVRGVPFVALLDERRYRVEADGRSETTLRQVVQVLDANAVRGAAERAIGYHGGMQQLTLHWVRVLRPNGEVLSDSVAQSQDAEVPVSMNAPIYTGQRVRRLSLAGVAAGVIIDMSYTVTQRTPPRPGDVFARWTQSGPAPVRQSIFEVDAPSAMPLRVIERNLTTRRTERDSAGRRVLRWTLSDPPPLRAEPFAADSNDVVPSVVVGPAGDWTPVSRWYDALARTRYTLTPAVLTRADSVLRAAAVRTRQDSVRAWHRWVAQDVRYVSISLGLGGYQPRTPDEVLQSGVGDCKDKTTLFVALLRHAGIKAEPVLLSTAGRPLADVPSVLQFNHAIAAVPQDGGWQLTDLTAELVPYGELPVSYQGAFALQVAGDGSARPITIPVAPAGAHGTSTRMQVVVDSSGHAEGTSEETARGNMALAMRAVMAAAPDSARRDGLMRGMAQRIGSGVLDNVQITALEGFDGRDLSATPRLRYRVQYDRAVRSVGSARVLQVPPPLRGPARQFAAAVRSLESSPARRLPIDAARLLPPNESLIEWQVTLPEGWVAELPAPVRAVSFFGSYESAWSQSGRILTLRRRIVGTSGTFPPERMPEVLVWLRAVGADDVEFVTMRSAR
- a CDS encoding HNH endonuclease; amino-acid sequence: MARKQALRKGALRDCGQRCVYCATRLDQRTATLDHVIPVARGGAHDIGNLVSACAPCNRLKGDLLPFEFFARHPWAGANFVRYARNVTRALKRGARRAVSLAFAEPDDRMAA